One segment of Halococcus salsus DNA contains the following:
- a CDS encoding HD domain-containing protein, with protein MGVEVRESPVSAEAFEEMERFVRGYLEASLNNEGEGGRMRWYPWHSASYRFNHIKNVVAIATDIAEHEGANVDVVRVAAVFHDVSKLEAEQDLHAEAGARVARQYLETHGDYPPSFIAEVCSAVTDHSYQGPLTELPLETQCLIEADLLDKIGANGSILLLLRMGYESRTHMDAAEMVSRVADRGRDAETRIETDRGGSIIHQRLKRVKWLREWLEDEVAGMTVEGVVNDGSPK; from the coding sequence GTGGGCGTCGAGGTGAGGGAATCGCCGGTCTCGGCCGAGGCGTTCGAGGAGATGGAGCGGTTCGTCCGTGGCTATCTCGAAGCCAGCCTCAACAACGAGGGCGAGGGCGGCCGGATGCGGTGGTACCCCTGGCACTCGGCGAGCTACCGGTTCAACCACATCAAGAACGTGGTGGCGATCGCCACCGACATCGCCGAGCACGAAGGTGCGAACGTCGACGTCGTCCGAGTCGCCGCGGTGTTCCACGACGTCTCGAAGCTCGAAGCCGAACAGGACCTCCACGCCGAGGCCGGCGCGCGGGTCGCCCGCCAGTACCTCGAAACCCACGGCGACTACCCGCCCTCGTTCATCGCGGAGGTCTGCTCGGCGGTCACCGACCACTCCTATCAGGGCCCGCTCACGGAGCTCCCCCTGGAGACGCAGTGTCTCATCGAGGCCGACCTCCTCGACAAGATCGGCGCGAACGGCTCGATACTCCTCCTGCTTCGGATGGGCTACGAGTCACGGACGCACATGGACGCCGCCGAGATGGTCTCGCGGGTGGCCGACCGCGGCCGCGACGCCGAGACCCGGATCGAGACCGACCGGGGCGGGAGCATCATCCACCAGCGGCTCAAGCGGGTGAAGTGGCTGCGCGAGTGGCTCGAAGACGAGGTCGCGGGGATGACCGTCGAGGGGGTGGTGAACGACGGCTCACCCAAGTGA
- a CDS encoding GNAT family N-acetyltransferase translates to MEIREATIDDGDAIRRIARDSMEGSYSLSPRAIDGAVTQWYDDDRLERKLGEDDYLFLVVEDDEEVRAFSESDLVTEGGNGDLLWLHVDPAYRGGGIGADLFEETRDHLVGMGAAQLRAKVLEDNEEGNEFYESFDFERVDTDTVEIDDEPYIENIYMKAGTAEATPEEAPSGSPATTTTPDGREMYVNSEEVERGEKGPFFTAYTDPSMNEEDKYGYFCANCESLDNAMDTMGRVKCNSCGNLRKATRWDATYG, encoded by the coding sequence ATGGAGATACGAGAGGCGACGATCGACGACGGCGACGCGATCCGGCGGATCGCGCGCGATTCGATGGAAGGCTCCTACTCGCTCAGCCCACGGGCGATCGACGGGGCGGTCACCCAGTGGTACGACGACGACCGCCTCGAACGCAAGCTGGGCGAGGACGACTACCTCTTCCTGGTCGTCGAGGACGACGAGGAGGTACGGGCGTTCTCCGAGTCAGACCTCGTGACCGAGGGCGGCAACGGCGACCTGCTCTGGCTCCACGTCGACCCCGCCTACCGCGGCGGGGGCATCGGGGCGGACCTCTTCGAGGAGACGCGCGACCACCTGGTCGGGATGGGCGCGGCCCAACTGCGCGCGAAAGTTCTCGAGGACAACGAGGAGGGCAACGAGTTCTACGAGTCGTTCGACTTCGAGCGCGTCGACACCGACACCGTCGAGATCGACGACGAGCCCTACATCGAGAACATCTACATGAAGGCCGGCACGGCGGAGGCGACACCCGAGGAGGCCCCGAGCGGCTCCCCGGCGACCACCACCACCCCCGACGGCCGCGAGATGTACGTCAACAGCGAGGAGGTCGAACGCGGGGAGAAGGGCCCCTTCTTCACCGCCTACACCGACCCGAGCATGAACGAGGAGGACAAGTACGGCTACTTCTGTGCCAACTGCGAGAGCCTCGACAACGCGATGGACACGATGGGCCGTGTGAAGTGTAACTCCTGTGGGAACCTCCGGAAAGCCACCCGCTGGGACGCGACCTACGGCTGA
- a CDS encoding shikimate dehydrogenase, translating to MQVFGLLGNPVSHSLSPPMHEAAYDELGMDARYVTFEPDESDLETAIEGARALGIEGLNVTIPFKQQVFDHCDPDDLATRIGAVNTLDFGEEGVTGHNTDAIGVTRAFEHHDVPLDGRAVVVGAGGAGRAAAFALADEGIEVTIANRTVETAHELAANVDGASGHGLDELDGLLADADLLVNATSVGMERDESPVPGGALHGDLAVLDAVYSPIETRLLRDARAAGATTVDGGWMLLYQGVAAFERWTGREAPIGAMNRALRARI from the coding sequence ATGCAGGTGTTCGGCCTCCTCGGCAACCCCGTCTCGCACTCACTTTCGCCGCCGATGCACGAGGCGGCCTACGACGAACTCGGGATGGACGCCCGCTACGTCACGTTCGAGCCCGACGAGTCGGACCTCGAAACGGCCATCGAGGGCGCGCGAGCGCTCGGTATCGAGGGGCTGAACGTCACCATCCCGTTCAAACAGCAGGTATTCGACCACTGCGACCCCGACGACCTCGCGACCCGTATCGGGGCGGTCAACACCTTGGATTTCGGTGAGGAGGGGGTGACGGGTCACAACACCGACGCGATCGGGGTTACGCGCGCGTTCGAACACCACGACGTCCCGCTCGACGGCCGTGCAGTGGTGGTTGGGGCGGGCGGTGCGGGGCGGGCGGCGGCGTTCGCGCTCGCCGACGAGGGGATCGAGGTCACCATCGCGAATCGAACCGTCGAGACGGCCCACGAACTCGCGGCGAACGTCGATGGCGCGTCGGGACACGGGCTCGACGAACTCGATGGATTGCTCGCAGATGCCGACCTGCTGGTGAACGCGACCAGCGTCGGGATGGAGCGCGACGAGTCGCCGGTCCCCGGAGGCGCGCTCCACGGCGACCTCGCGGTGCTGGACGCGGTCTACTCGCCGATCGAGACCCGACTGTTGCGGGACGCGCGGGCGGCGGGCGCGACGACGGTCGACGGGGGCTGGATGCTGCTCTATCAGGGCGTCGCGGCGTTCGAACGCTGGACCGGCCGCGAGGCACCCATCGGGGCAATGAACCGCGCGCTTCGGGCACGTATTTAA
- a CDS encoding DUF4332 domain-containing protein, with protein MALIDTIKSLLGLDDDDRRSDGADDWFDDDRSADPETSSEAAVKGTDESAEASAAAESDAAGSTGSMTEETNESPSAAEDAEAAGPTDGDDDVTADHAETGAADDGSTAGVGGDEDESAAAGGDAAGSTESMVDESAEGGAEPGEVTGSAGSEPESTDTTDAGSSDENAEASAAAEGDAAGSTGSMTEETNESPSAAEDAEAAGPADGGDDDDLELDHDGAETSDDDSSGGGAVDETVDESSEASAAAGGDAAGSTGSITEETNESISATEDAEAAGPTDADPTQGTEDADTDALKGIGPSYSETLAEAGVETVADLADADPADLADETGISESRVEQWTERAKARRQ; from the coding sequence ATGGCGTTGATCGACACGATCAAATCGTTGCTCGGGCTCGACGACGACGACCGCCGGTCGGACGGCGCGGACGACTGGTTCGACGACGACCGGTCGGCCGACCCGGAGACGAGCTCTGAAGCCGCGGTGAAGGGCACCGACGAAAGCGCCGAGGCGTCCGCGGCGGCCGAGAGCGACGCGGCGGGCTCGACGGGCTCGATGACAGAGGAGACGAACGAATCGCCCTCCGCGGCCGAGGACGCCGAGGCCGCCGGACCGACCGACGGCGACGACGACGTCACGGCCGACCACGCCGAGACCGGCGCGGCCGACGACGGATCGACGGCGGGCGTCGGGGGCGACGAGGACGAGTCCGCGGCCGCCGGCGGCGACGCGGCGGGCTCGACGGAGTCGATGGTCGACGAGTCCGCGGAGGGTGGAGCCGAACCCGGCGAGGTCACCGGATCGGCCGGGAGCGAGCCCGAATCGACGGACACGACCGACGCAGGGTCGAGCGACGAGAACGCGGAGGCGTCAGCGGCGGCCGAAGGCGACGCGGCTGGCTCGACGGGCTCGATGACAGAGGAGACGAACGAGTCGCCCTCCGCGGCCGAGGACGCCGAGGCCGCCGGGCCGGCCGACGGCGGCGATGACGACGACCTCGAACTCGATCACGACGGTGCGGAGACGAGCGACGACGACTCCTCGGGCGGGGGAGCGGTAGACGAGACGGTCGACGAAAGTAGCGAGGCGTCCGCGGCCGCCGGCGGCGACGCCGCCGGGTCGACGGGGTCGATAACCGAGGAGACGAACGAGTCGATCTCCGCGACCGAGGACGCCGAGGCGGCCGGACCGACCGACGCCGACCCCACCCAGGGGACCGAGGATGCCGACACCGACGCGCTCAAAGGTATCGGGCCGTCGTACTCCGAGACGCTCGCCGAGGCCGGCGTCGAGACCGTCGCCGACCTCGCGGACGCCGACCCCGCCGACCTCGCCGACGAGACCGGCATCTCCGAGAGCCGGGTCGAGCAGTGGACCGAGCGCGCGAAGGCTCGACGGCAGTAA
- a CDS encoding enoyl-CoA hydratase/isomerase family protein codes for MHDELEAVVVAFDEDTGVATLTLDRPDSLNALNARMRADIVSGLDRLAERDADAEGVAVRAVVLEGAGEKAFCAGADINEFSGSSPGAFEPHTMRDSVSEFPAPVVAKIDGYCLGGGLELALACDFRLASESSRLGFPEVDLGILPGAGGVQYVARLANPAVATELATTGEHITAERADEVGILNHVHPDDEFEAEVTGFVETIAEKPPLAVRAIKDSGNVAAESDLHEGRKYDRRVFATLLETDDHAEGARAFAEDDYDPEFTGR; via the coding sequence ATGCACGACGAACTCGAAGCGGTGGTCGTGGCGTTCGACGAGGACACCGGCGTCGCGACGCTGACGCTCGACCGACCGGACTCGTTGAACGCGCTGAACGCGCGGATGCGGGCGGACATCGTGTCGGGGCTCGACCGCCTCGCCGAGCGCGACGCGGACGCCGAGGGTGTCGCGGTTCGTGCGGTAGTCCTCGAGGGAGCTGGCGAGAAGGCCTTCTGTGCCGGCGCGGACATCAACGAGTTCTCGGGGAGCTCCCCGGGCGCGTTCGAACCCCACACCATGCGGGATTCGGTCAGCGAGTTCCCCGCGCCCGTGGTCGCGAAGATCGACGGCTACTGTCTCGGCGGCGGGCTCGAACTCGCGCTGGCCTGTGATTTCCGGCTCGCGAGCGAGTCGAGCCGGCTGGGGTTCCCCGAGGTCGACCTCGGCATCCTGCCCGGGGCGGGCGGGGTCCAGTACGTCGCGCGGCTCGCGAACCCCGCGGTCGCGACGGAGCTCGCGACGACCGGCGAGCACATCACCGCCGAGCGCGCCGACGAGGTGGGGATCCTCAATCACGTCCACCCCGACGACGAGTTCGAGGCGGAGGTCACGGGGTTCGTCGAGACCATCGCGGAGAAACCGCCGCTCGCGGTGCGGGCGATAAAGGACTCGGGCAACGTGGCGGCCGAATCCGACCTCCACGAGGGCCGGAAGTACGACCGGCGGGTGTTCGCGACGCTGCTCGAAACCGACGACCACGCCGAGGGCGCACGGGCCTTCGCGGAGGACGATTACGACCCCGAGTTCACCGGCCGCTGA
- a CDS encoding amphi-Trp domain-containing protein — MVEKNITEDELDRSEAADRLRTIADDLESGEQFDIDIDNKTITLSPPAAVGFEVGARESSSILRGSRESVTIKMDWRPE, encoded by the coding sequence ATGGTTGAGAAGAACATCACCGAGGACGAACTCGACCGTAGCGAGGCCGCCGACCGTCTCCGAACGATCGCCGACGACCTCGAATCCGGGGAGCAGTTCGACATCGACATCGACAACAAGACCATCACGCTCAGCCCGCCCGCCGCGGTCGGGTTCGAGGTCGGCGCACGCGAGAGCTCCTCGATCCTCCGGGGGAGTCGTGAGTCGGTGACGATCAAGATGGACTGGAGGCCGGAGTAA
- a CDS encoding DUF5796 family protein — protein MSQHSELSPDTISVALTEAGIAVEYTDGREVFYHGVPAKVEGSHTTAPGKEVHVLVTDPTETEGVLVYVNDRTTADEIMEGTGVGRVFVDDGEETTLFPGVSVAAGSYRVTVDADPDVARGRVFVFEEDEMGERSVEVVAE, from the coding sequence ATGAGCCAGCACAGCGAACTCTCGCCGGACACCATCTCCGTAGCCCTCACCGAGGCCGGCATCGCGGTCGAGTACACCGACGGCCGCGAGGTGTTCTACCACGGCGTCCCCGCGAAAGTCGAGGGGAGCCACACCACCGCCCCGGGAAAGGAAGTCCACGTCCTCGTGACCGACCCGACGGAGACGGAGGGCGTGCTCGTCTACGTCAACGACCGGACGACCGCCGACGAGATCATGGAGGGGACCGGGGTCGGGCGGGTCTTCGTCGACGACGGCGAGGAGACCACGCTCTTTCCCGGCGTCAGCGTGGCTGCCGGGAGCTATCGGGTCACCGTCGACGCCGACCCGGACGTCGCTCGCGGGCGGGTGTTCGTCTTCGAGGAGGACGAGATGGGCGAACGAAGCGTCGAAGTCGTCGCCGAGTAG
- a CDS encoding shikimate kinase — MEGHASAPGAGTILNALATGTGGAFAIDRETTSTVELTDDDDTITGEIEGAPDADTYLIERCVELVVDAHGDGEGGRVRTASEVPMAAGLKSSSAAANAVVLATLDALGREIPREEALNLGIQAAKDAGITITGCAAGARASMFGGAVVADNTTNELLHADDVDWDVLIWMPDERAFSADADIERCERVAPLADLVADLAFEGAYERAMMVNGFAFCAALDFPTDPLLDALPHAAGTSLSGSGSSYTAVGEREALEKVQEAWDDYEGDTWLTTTRTDGARMG; from the coding sequence ATGGAAGGGCACGCGAGCGCGCCGGGGGCGGGAACCATCCTGAACGCGCTCGCCACCGGCACGGGCGGTGCGTTCGCCATCGACCGCGAGACGACTTCGACTGTGGAGCTCACCGACGACGACGACACGATAACGGGCGAGATCGAGGGCGCGCCCGATGCCGACACCTACCTCATCGAGCGGTGCGTCGAGCTCGTGGTCGACGCACACGGCGACGGCGAGGGTGGACGGGTGAGAACCGCGAGCGAGGTACCGATGGCGGCGGGGCTGAAGAGTTCGAGCGCGGCGGCGAACGCGGTGGTGCTGGCGACGCTCGACGCGCTGGGTCGCGAGATCCCGCGCGAGGAAGCCCTCAACCTCGGGATCCAGGCGGCGAAGGACGCTGGGATCACGATCACTGGTTGTGCCGCCGGCGCGCGTGCGAGCATGTTCGGTGGCGCGGTGGTGGCGGACAACACGACGAACGAGCTCCTTCACGCCGACGACGTCGACTGGGACGTGCTGATCTGGATGCCGGACGAGCGGGCGTTCAGCGCCGATGCGGACATCGAACGGTGTGAGCGCGTCGCGCCGCTGGCCGACCTCGTGGCCGACCTCGCGTTCGAGGGGGCCTACGAGCGCGCGATGATGGTGAACGGGTTCGCCTTCTGTGCGGCGCTCGACTTCCCGACCGACCCGCTACTTGACGCGCTCCCCCACGCCGCTGGTACGTCCCTCTCGGGAAGCGGGTCGAGCTACACCGCGGTCGGCGAGCGCGAAGCACTAGAGAAAGTACAAGAGGCGTGGGACGACTACGAGGGAGACACATGGCTGACGACGACCCGGACCGACGGCGCACGGATGGGATGA
- a CDS encoding chorismate mutase, protein MADDDPDRRRTDGMNLDELREEIETIDREIVEHIAQRTYVAETIANVKRDQGLPTTDESQEQRVMDRAGENAQRFDVDDNLVKAMFRLLIELNKVEQRESR, encoded by the coding sequence ATGGCTGACGACGACCCGGACCGACGGCGCACGGATGGGATGAACCTCGACGAACTCCGCGAGGAGATCGAGACCATCGACCGCGAGATCGTCGAGCACATCGCCCAGCGAACCTACGTCGCCGAGACCATCGCGAACGTCAAGCGCGACCAGGGACTGCCGACCACCGACGAGTCCCAGGAACAGCGCGTGATGGACCGCGCCGGCGAGAACGCCCAGCGGTTCGACGTCGACGATAATTTGGTGAAAGCGATGTTTCGACTACTGATCGAACTGAACAAGGTCGAACAGCGCGAATCGCGGTAG
- a CDS encoding FAD-binding domain-containing protein, giving the protein MTTDDGTILVWHRTDLRVRDNPALDRAAALARESEATIQPVFVFDPRFYGSRSLACDGRIAFLHECLSSLREQYRERGAELMFLHGEPAERFGALLDTTNTRYSHLCYTRHPTARYGARRDDGLESRIGGGGEAGDSQHSRTNIEAVPEGAIVFDAQERGIDSREGWAEQCEEYLRGEYHPPPDSDVLVSETNAPAGDETIEEIEAQYGVDAVKRDVPRGTHRAAHRRLDWFTRAKTIDQYPGGISPPAEAERRTSRLSPYLRFGLLSARQVYQAGVERGGAERARDLFESRLYWNRHFRQKLADNPTLTREAVNPVLRGLYTDDDEHDPALVAAWKAGRTGFPMVDASMRALTETGWLNFRMRAMVASFFGYILKQWWRIGADFMYYHLVDADPAINYAQWQMQCGLVGCHPNRVYNPRKQARENDPDGEFVRTYVPELRDLPTEFLARPERAPVHVQHECDTTIGDEPDADYPYPVVDFEREATIAREQFGQLADRARAALDDPDVRRRASLSRDRRQRMNGEATSENTTNERSDGGSQHRLGEF; this is encoded by the coding sequence GTGACGACGGACGACGGGACGATCCTGGTCTGGCACCGCACGGACCTCCGGGTTCGGGACAATCCCGCGCTCGACCGAGCCGCCGCGCTCGCTCGCGAAAGCGAAGCCACGATTCAGCCCGTCTTCGTTTTCGATCCGCGGTTCTACGGCTCGCGCTCGCTCGCTTGTGACGGTCGGATCGCCTTCCTCCACGAGTGTCTCTCCAGTCTCCGTGAGCAGTATCGTGAACGTGGTGCGGAACTCATGTTCCTTCACGGCGAGCCCGCCGAGCGATTCGGCGCGCTCCTCGATACGACGAACACCCGGTACTCACACCTCTGCTACACCCGCCATCCGACCGCCCGCTACGGTGCTCGACGCGATGACGGGCTCGAGTCTCGCATCGGCGGTGGAGGTGAGGCCGGGGATTCCCAACACTCTCGAACTAATATCGAAGCAGTCCCCGAGGGGGCGATAGTCTTCGACGCGCAGGAGCGAGGCATCGACTCGCGCGAAGGGTGGGCCGAGCAGTGTGAGGAATATCTGCGTGGAGAGTACCACCCACCGCCCGACTCGGACGTGCTCGTGTCCGAGACGAACGCCCCCGCAGGCGATGAGACTATCGAGGAGATCGAGGCGCAGTACGGGGTCGACGCCGTGAAACGGGACGTCCCTCGTGGGACCCATCGTGCGGCTCACCGTCGCCTCGATTGGTTCACCCGTGCGAAGACCATCGACCAGTATCCCGGTGGGATCTCGCCCCCAGCCGAAGCCGAACGGCGAACCTCGCGACTCTCGCCGTATCTTCGATTCGGTCTCCTCTCGGCTCGACAAGTCTATCAGGCCGGTGTCGAACGCGGTGGGGCCGAGCGTGCACGCGACCTCTTCGAATCGCGCCTGTACTGGAACCGCCACTTCCGCCAGAAGCTCGCCGACAACCCGACACTCACCCGGGAAGCCGTCAATCCCGTGCTCCGCGGACTCTACACGGACGACGACGAACACGACCCGGCGCTCGTCGCGGCGTGGAAGGCGGGTCGAACCGGCTTCCCGATGGTCGACGCCTCGATGCGGGCGCTCACCGAGACCGGCTGGTTGAACTTCCGGATGCGGGCGATGGTCGCCTCCTTCTTCGGCTACATCCTCAAACAGTGGTGGCGTATCGGCGCGGATTTCATGTACTACCACCTCGTCGACGCCGACCCGGCGATCAACTACGCCCAGTGGCAGATGCAGTGTGGGCTCGTCGGCTGTCACCCGAACCGGGTTTACAACCCACGAAAACAGGCTCGCGAGAACGACCCGGATGGGGAGTTCGTTCGGACGTACGTCCCCGAGCTTCGTGACCTCCCGACCGAATTCCTCGCCCGTCCCGAGCGAGCGCCGGTCCACGTCCAGCACGAGTGCGACACCACGATCGGCGACGAACCGGATGCCGATTACCCCTACCCGGTCGTCGACTTCGAACGCGAGGCGACCATCGCTCGCGAACAGTTCGGCCAACTCGCCGACCGAGCACGGGCGGCGCTCGACGATCCCGACGTTCGTCGACGCGCGTCGCTTTCCCGGGACCGTCGCCAGCGCATGAACGGCGAAGCCACGAGTGAGAATACGACGAACGAGCGGTCGGACGGAGGGAGTCAGCACCGTCTCGGAGAGTTCTAA
- a CDS encoding SDR family oxidoreductase, translating into MTQTILVTGATGTVGSIVVESLVRRGARVRVATRGSDTAGKHLGGDNAGVVFDFTHPETWGDALAGVDRIFLVRPPAVDVARIREFVDAAARVGVEHVVYLSILGANRNPWLPHRRIERHVEAADLAYTFLRASFFMQNLSGVHRPEIVDHDEIVVPAGKGRTSFVDARDVAAAAAVVLTEGGHENRAYDVTGPEALNYDEVARIFTNGLGRPIDYANPSALTFVRRMTARGHPVPFVLVMLGIYTTVRLGLSARVSGDIETLLERRPIGMRQFVADHAHVFENTVED; encoded by the coding sequence ATGACGCAAACGATACTCGTGACCGGCGCGACGGGCACCGTCGGTTCCATCGTCGTCGAGTCCCTCGTCCGTCGCGGGGCACGGGTACGGGTCGCCACCCGGGGGAGTGACACGGCTGGGAAACACCTCGGCGGGGACAACGCTGGCGTCGTCTTCGATTTCACTCATCCCGAAACGTGGGGGGACGCGTTGGCGGGTGTCGATCGGATCTTCCTCGTTCGCCCGCCGGCGGTAGACGTCGCGCGTATCCGGGAGTTCGTCGACGCTGCCGCCCGCGTCGGTGTCGAGCACGTCGTCTACCTCTCGATTCTCGGTGCCAACCGGAATCCGTGGCTTCCGCATCGACGGATCGAACGCCACGTCGAAGCGGCCGACCTCGCGTATACCTTCCTTCGAGCGTCGTTCTTCATGCAGAACCTCAGCGGGGTTCACCGACCCGAGATCGTCGACCACGACGAGATCGTCGTCCCCGCCGGGAAGGGGAGGACGAGCTTCGTCGACGCCCGGGACGTCGCTGCGGCCGCGGCGGTCGTGCTCACCGAGGGCGGCCACGAGAACCGAGCGTACGACGTCACCGGACCGGAGGCGTTGAACTACGACGAGGTAGCCCGTATCTTCACCAACGGCTTGGGCCGCCCCATCGACTACGCGAACCCGTCGGCGCTGACGTTCGTTCGTCGGATGACGGCTCGGGGCCACCCCGTGCCTTTCGTTCTGGTCATGCTCGGTATCTACACCACCGTTCGGTTGGGACTCTCCGCTCGCGTGAGTGGAGACATCGAAACGCTTCTCGAACGGAGGCCGATCGGTATGCGGCAGTTCGTTGCGGACCATGCGCATGTGTTTGAGAATACAGTAGAGGACTGA
- a CDS encoding asparaginase, which produces MSVPLTVLSTGGTIASTSGETGATPSKSGDDLVAAVPELASYADIEVVEVVQTPSFDMDLGSLATIAKRIRTAVENGAEGAIVTHGTDTMEESAYYLDLVLDLDAPVVLTGAQRRPDEVSPDGPSNLLTAVRMASHERFRGTGGVYIAFDEELHAARDVTKQHTSKLSAFVSPEKCPIARSTREGIRVHREPGSRSISIDALASTATVPMVKTGVGVGAQQVTDALGMDADGIVVEGTGLGNTTSALGDAIADAIERGVPVVITSRCQAGVVAPVYGTAGGGETLRAHGVIEGGDLPAHKARLKLLLLIEALGTGDMGALREAFEGEV; this is translated from the coding sequence ATGTCCGTGCCACTCACCGTTCTCAGTACTGGAGGAACGATCGCAAGTACGTCCGGCGAAACCGGCGCGACGCCGAGCAAGAGCGGTGACGACCTCGTTGCGGCCGTTCCGGAACTCGCCTCGTATGCGGACATCGAGGTGGTGGAAGTGGTACAGACACCCAGCTTCGACATGGACCTCGGGTCCCTCGCGACGATCGCAAAGCGGATTCGAACGGCCGTCGAGAACGGCGCGGAAGGGGCCATCGTCACTCACGGGACCGATACGATGGAGGAGTCCGCGTACTACCTCGACCTCGTGCTCGATCTCGACGCGCCAGTCGTTCTGACAGGGGCGCAGCGGCGGCCGGACGAGGTGAGCCCCGATGGACCGAGCAATCTCCTTACCGCAGTGCGGATGGCGAGTCACGAGCGATTTCGTGGAACGGGTGGTGTCTATATCGCCTTCGACGAGGAACTCCACGCTGCCCGTGACGTGACGAAACAGCACACGAGCAAGCTCTCGGCGTTCGTCTCACCCGAGAAGTGCCCGATCGCGCGCTCGACCCGCGAGGGGATCCGAGTTCACCGTGAGCCGGGAAGCCGATCGATCTCGATCGATGCGCTCGCGTCGACGGCTACCGTGCCGATGGTGAAAACCGGGGTCGGTGTCGGTGCACAGCAGGTGACCGACGCTCTCGGGATGGATGCCGACGGTATCGTCGTCGAAGGAACCGGTCTCGGCAACACGACGAGCGCACTCGGCGATGCCATCGCCGACGCCATCGAAAGGGGTGTTCCCGTTGTGATAACCTCCCGGTGTCAGGCTGGCGTCGTCGCCCCGGTCTACGGAACCGCTGGCGGCGGCGAGACGCTTCGCGCACACGGAGTCATCGAGGGTGGTGATCTCCCGGCACACAAAGCACGCCTGAAGCTCCTGTTGCTCATCGAAGCCCTCGGAACCGGCGATATGGGTGCTCTCCGCGAGGCTTTCGAGGGAGAGGTTTGA
- a CDS encoding polysaccharide deacetylase family protein, which yields MGDIDVAIGVDADCVAGWLGSYGGADSPADLSRGLSAGNEGIPRMLQLFEDEDIDTSWYVPGHTIETFREEIQAVADAGHEIGVHGYSHENPTDLSREQEDEILQLSIDLVEEVTGEKPVGHRASWWEFSENTPELVEKYDFLYDSSLMEREFEPGYMRKGDSWEKIKYDQDPDSWTTPYEYGEETDVVEIPISWYRDDIPAMLFIKQPLYHAGYKDPEMMYEQYYKRQFDYLYNRRGAGVYTFTIHPDLHGLPHMIPHLEDFITYVKSHENADFVTLEEVARKYDDDPSVYEAHGEYI from the coding sequence ATGGGTGACATTGACGTAGCGATCGGCGTCGACGCGGACTGTGTCGCTGGCTGGCTCGGCTCGTACGGCGGTGCGGATTCGCCCGCGGACCTCTCGCGCGGGCTCTCGGCCGGGAACGAAGGCATCCCACGGATGCTCCAGCTCTTCGAAGACGAGGACATCGACACCTCGTGGTACGTTCCTGGCCACACTATCGAGACGTTTCGAGAAGAGATCCAAGCGGTCGCGGACGCCGGTCACGAGATCGGTGTCCACGGCTACTCCCACGAGAACCCGACCGACCTCTCGCGCGAGCAGGAGGACGAGATCCTCCAGCTCTCGATCGATCTCGTCGAGGAGGTGACCGGTGAGAAACCGGTCGGTCACCGAGCGAGCTGGTGGGAGTTCAGCGAGAACACGCCGGAACTCGTCGAGAAGTACGACTTCCTCTACGACAGTAGCCTCATGGAACGGGAGTTCGAGCCGGGCTACATGCGGAAGGGCGACAGCTGGGAGAAGATCAAGTACGACCAGGACCCCGATTCGTGGACGACACCGTACGAGTATGGCGAAGAAACGGACGTCGTGGAGATACCGATCAGCTGGTATCGCGACGACATCCCGGCGATGCTCTTCATCAAACAGCCGCTCTATCACGCTGGGTACAAGGACCCCGAGATGATGTACGAACAGTACTACAAGCGGCAGTTCGACTATCTCTACAACCGCCGGGGTGCCGGAGTCTACACGTTCACGATCCACCCCGATCTGCACGGACTGCCCCACATGATCCCGCACCTCGAAGACTTCATCACCTACGTCAAGAGCCACGAGAACGCCGACTTCGTCACCCTGGAGGAGGTTGCCCGAAAATACGACGACGACCCGTCCGTCTACGAAGCACACGGCGAGTACATCTAA